DNA sequence from the Corynebacterium yudongzhengii genome:
GCTTCGATGGCCAGCTGCCTTTCTTGGTGAAGATCCTGGCGGCCGACGAGCCGCTGAGCCTGCAGGCCCATCCCTCGAAGCTACAGGCAAAGGAGGGCTTCGCCCGCGAGAACGACGCCGGCATCCCGCTCGATGCCGCGGAGCGCAACTACCGCGACGACACCCACAAGCCCGAGGTCATCGTGGCGCTGTCGCGCTTCGAGGCGCTGACGGGGTTTAGGCCGGTGGACAAGACGCGACAGCTTTTCGACGTCCTCAACCTCCCCGAACTCGAGCACTACACCGCGATCCTCGACGGCGCCGCCACCGACCACGACGAGGCCGAAGCCATCGACGAGAACAGCAACCTGCGCGCGCTGTTTACCACCTGGATCACCATCCCGCACACAGCAAGGGCGGCGCTTATCGACGCCATCGTCGCTGCCTCCGTCGCCCACCTCGACCGCGGCGACTGGATCTCCGAGATCCTCGAGGTGGTCGTCGACCTCAACGAACGCTACCCCGGAGATGCCGGGGTGCTCGGCGCGCTGCTGCTCAACCATGTGGTGCTGGAGCCCGGCGAGGCGCTCTACACCGAGGCCGGCCAGCTGCACGCCTACCTCGAGGGCATCGGCGTGGAGGTCATGGCGAACTCCGATAACGTGCTGCGCGGCGGTTTGACCTCCAAGTACGTCGACGTGCCCGAACTGGTACGCGTGCTCAACTTCCGCGAGAACCCCGATCCGCGGATCGGCCGCGACGCGCAAGGTACCTATGACGCCCCCGTCGACGAGTACCGGCTGCGCCGCCTCGAGCTTGCAGCCGGCGAGCAGGAGACCGTCGACTCGGATGGGCCGATGATCGTGCTCTGCGTCAAGGGTTCCTTCGACGGGATCGCGGCGGGCGAGGCGGCGTGGATTCCCGCCGGCGACGACGCCCAGCAGCTGACCGCCGGTGACGAGGGCGCGGAGCTGTTTATCGCGACTGCTTAAGGCAGAGCAAGTAGCTTGGCGGCTAGGGGACGGCAAGGATTCACACTCACTTAACGGATTCGAGCGGTCACTATAGTTTTTGCATCTATAGCTGCGATTAATCTGCTGCTCCTGCTCGTGTTCTGGCTGACTGGGCAGACGATCGCGTTTTCCACCGCCGTCGGTGCTCCGATCCTTCTGGGGCTGAGCCTCGGTGGCGTGGTGGGTTTAGCCCTGGATAAAGCGACAACGAAAGTCCAGCTCACTGTCTGAGTGCTCGCCAGCCTCGCGGCCGCCCTGGTTTTCACGGTGGTCACGCGCCTGCTCTTTTTCTAGGCGCTGCAATTGTTGAATTCGTTGAGGAGCTGGTCGAGTGCGGACACGGCTGGGAAAACATCGACGGCTCTGCCCATCGCGGTGGCTAAAGAAAAAGGATCATCCTTCGGTGCGGAAAACTCTCGATATTGGGGCCGCTGAGGCCGACAGAGTAGATAGGGAAGTCACAGGTGCTGATTCGGGATAGGTAGTGCGTGTCCACGTAGTTGGTAGTAGGGTTCCGGCTACCTCCTGGTAGCGCCCTCAAGCTCCGACGCATCTCTGATGCGCAGGTCTCGTGGTTTTGGTACGCCCTATTCCACGGTGTGCTGCTCCGCGGAGTCTCTCTCCGGAATGCGCCGGAGTGTTTTCGCGCTTTGGTGATCAGCCCGAAAAAGAATTGCTAGAGCGCCGCCTTGGTCTACTGGCGTAGGTGAAGAAGATGCGTCTACGTGACTATGCCGCGGCATAGTGGGGATGAGGGTTTTTACACACGTGCGTAATCGGGAATTGATGGATCCCGGGGAATTCATAGGTGCACGTGATGCACTGTCACCTGTGCCGTGCTCGGGGTTTGCTGAGGGTTGGGGAGTCTGCTGTGCCGCCGAGGCCCGGGACGTGGCGGCTGGGGCTGGATGGCTTTTACCAACTACCTGGAAACCGGCGCTACCGAATCTCCAAAGGAAAGCTTTGTTCGTGATGTCATTGAGGGCCTACGCAGTCTTAACCGCGAGGAAGCGGTTTAAAAGCTCGAGGGGAATCCCGACGACACGTCCGCGGAGTTCGACGGCGGTGCTGGCTGGTCAGAGCTCGGCTCAACTGAGCTCGTCTCGCTCGAGCCCGCGTTATCCCGCTCGCGCTCGGTCGGCTCCTGGTTCTGCTCGGAGGGGGTGGAAGGCTCAGCCTCGCCCTGCGGGGTGCTTTCGGTGCCGCGCTGCGGGAGCGTCATCTGCTCCTGTTCAGACTCGGTCGGAGAGCTCGGCGTGGCCGAGCCTTCGTCAGGCTGGCTGGGCTTGTTCTGGATGCTGTCCTGCCCCGGAGGCGTGGGCAGCGGCAGCGGGATGTCGGTAGGCAGAACCGGAATCGTGGGCCAGGGCTGGTTATCCTCATCCTCAGGCGGGGTGGAGGAGCCGGAGTCCGGGCGCTGCGGGCTGGTCTCGGCATCCTCCGACGGGGCCGTCGGCTGGGAAGGAGAGGGTGCAGGCTGCGGCTCCGGCGAGCCCTGGGGAGAGGACTCCGCGAAAGGGGCCTCCTGCTGGGCGCGTACAGTCGGCTCGCTCTGCCGGACCAGACTGGAGCGCTCGCCGACGTTCTGTGGGCGGTGCACCGCCGTCGGTCCCACTTCCGATGGTGCGGCCTCGATCGCGTTGGGTGCCAAAAAGGGGTCGTCCTTCTGCGGGGCCGCGAAGTTGGCCCCCTCATCTGGGGTGTGCTCGGGGGTGCTGGTGCTCTCGGAAGTCGAGGGAGTCGAGGTGGTGCTCACACTCGAGGCCGGCGACTCGGCGGAGACGTCCTGTACCCCGCTGGAGTTGGTCGAAGGCGTGCCGGACCGCCACACCAGCCCAGCGACCACGGCGGTGGCCACTAGGCCGATGATCACGAAGATCATCACCTTGCGGGATTCGGATTTCACAGGCAGCCTCGCAGCCTCGAGAAGGGGATGGGAAAGCGACGATATTACAACTCGATAACAACATAACAGAAAAAGGCGAGATTGCACGCGCGAATTGCTATCCCGCGCCACAGTGGTGTCTGATCGGCAGAATAAGAGGCATCGGGTTATGTTGTCGCCGACCCCAGATCACTTCAGCGAGGAGGACCACAACTTATGAGCACCTGGGACGCGAAGATTCTCACGGACGACGTCAACGAGGAGTTCCTCGACGACCTCGTCGACTTGGACGATGAGGAGATCGTCACCGCCATCCGCGACGCCTGCCTGCTCGTGCGCAACCAGCCGGGGGTCTCGGAGGAAGATGAGAAGAACTCCCTGGCCGCCGCCACCATCGCCGCTATCTGGGCCGGTGCCCCCTTTTCCGCTGGTGAAGTGGCGGAGAACTACCCGTTCATCCGCGATCTCGTCGGCGAGGGCGACGAGGAACTGCACGAGGCCGCCGCGGAGCTGCTCGAGGAGGTCGGCGGCGATGACCCGGACGTCGATCAGTTCATCGAGGCCCTCAGTTGAGCCGCGCGGCGTCCACGGGGCTACAGTGGGGAACTCGTAACCCCAACGACGACTGTTTTCTGTAAGGAGTAGCCCGGAACTATGGCCGCAGCGTTTGATTTCAAGGTCGCCGATCTTTCTCTCCACGAGGAAGGCCGCCACCAGATTCGCCTCGCCGAGCACGAGATGCCCGGCCTCATGGCCCTGCGTGAGGAATACGCCGACGAGCAGCCGCTGGCCGGCGCCCGTATCGCCGGCTCCATCCACATGACCACCCAGACCGCGGTGCTCATCGAGACCCTCGTCGCCCTCGGCGCCGAGGTCCGCTGGGCCTCCTGCAACATCTTCTCTACGGAAGACCCGGCCGCGGCGGCGGTGGTCGTCGGCAAGCATGGCACCCCGGAGGACCCGCAGGGAGTGCCCGTGTTCGCCTGGAAGGGCGAGACCGGCGACGAGTACTGGTGGTGCATCAACCAGATCTTCTCCTGGGGCGACGAGCTGCCGAACATGATTCTCGACGACGGCGGCGACGCCACCATGGCCGTCATCAAGGGCCGCGAGTTCGAGCTCGCCGGCGCCGTGCCCCCGACCCAGGAAGGCGACCCGGACGAGTACATCGCGTTTACCAATATGCTGCGCGAGGTGCTCGAGAAGGAACCGGAGAAGTGGACCCGCCTGGCTGAGTCCATCAAGGGTGTTACCGAGGAGACCACCACCGGCGTGCACCGCCTCTACCACTTCGCCGCCGAGGGCGCCCTGCCCTTCCCAGCGATGAACGTCAACGACGCCGTGACCAAGTCCAAGTTCGACAACAAGTACGGCACCCGCCACTCCGTGATCGACGGCCTCAACCGCGGTACCGACATGCTCATCGGCGGCAAGAAGGCGCTGGTTTGCGGCTACGGTGACGTCGGCAAGGGTGTTTCCGAGGCCCTCGACGGCCAGGGCGCGAACGTCGCGGTCACCGAGGTCGACCCGATCAACGCGCTGCAGGCGCTCATGGACGGCTTCGACGTGGTCACCGTCGAGGACTTCATCGGCGAGGCCGACATCGTCATCACCGCCACCGGCAACAAGGACATCATCTCCTTCGAGCACATGCAGCAGATGAAGGACCACGCGGTGCTGGGCAACATCGGTCACTTCGACAACGAGATCGACATGCACTCGCTCATCCACCGCGACGACGTCACCCGCGTGCACATCAAGCCGCAGGTCGACGAGTTCCAGCTGCCCAACGGGAAGTCCATCATCGTGCTCTCCGAGGGCCGCCTGCTCAACCTGGGCAACGCCACTGGGCACCCGAGCTTCGTCATGTCGAACTCCTTCGCCGATCAGACCATCGCCCAGATCGAGCTGTTCACCAAGTCTGACGAGTACGACAACGAGGTCTACCGCCTGCCCAAGCACCTCGACGAGAAGGTCGCCCGCGTCCACGTCGAGGCCCTCGGCGGCACGCTCACCGAGCTGACCAAGGAGCAGGCCGAATACATCGGCGTCGACGTCGCCGGTCCCTACAAGCCGGAGCACTACCGCTACTAATGATCATCGCGGTCGAAGGCATCGACGGTGCCGGCAAAAACACCCTGGTCTCCGCGGTGCGCCAGGCCACAGGGGCGGAGGTTTTATCGTTCCCGCGTTACGACGACTCTCTGCCCGCCCAGCTCGCCGCCGATGCCCTGCGCGGGCGCATGGGCGACCTCATGGACTCCGCGTATGCGATGGCGACGCTGTTTGCGTTGGATCGGGCCGGTGTCGTCGATAAGCTCAACTCTTTTCGCAGCGACGGGGTGATCCTCCTCGATCGCTACGTCGCCTCGAACGCCGCGTACACGTGGGCACGCACGGGCGATGAGGCCGTCGTCGATTTCCTCGGCGAGCTGGAGTTCGAGCGCATCGGGCTGCCCGTGCCGGATCTCCAGGTGCTTTTAGCCACCGACCCGCAGGAGGCGGGGCGGCGGGCGCAGCGGCGGGCGGTCGTCGATAAGCGGCGCGAAAAAGACGCCTACGAGCAAGATTCCAGCCTGCAAGAGCGCACCTATGATGCATATTGCGCGCTCGCGCAGCGGCAGTGGTACTCGCCGTGGGAGGTCACCTCGGATGCTGAGCGGATCCTCGCTAGAATCGACGCGTTACGCTAAGTGGTGTTCGGAAGAAAAGGGTAGAAGAAGTCATGGCTGCAACCATCCTGGTCGTCGATGACGACCCCGCAATCTCGGAGATGCTCACGATTGTCCTGGAATCGGAGGGCTTCGAGCCCATTCCCGTCACCGACGGCAACGACGCGGTGCCGGCGTTTCGGGAACACGAGCCGGATCTCATCCTGCTCGACCTCATGCTGCCCGGCATGAACGGTGTGGACATCTGCAAGGCGATCCGCACGGAATCGGCGGTGCCGATCGTCATGCTCACCGCCAAGACCGACACCGTCGATGTGGTGCTCGGCCTGGAGTCGGGGGCGGATGACTACATCACCAAGCCCTTCAAGCCAAAGGAGCTCATCGCCCGGATTCGGGCGCGGCTGCGTCGCAACGAAGACGCCGAGGACTCCGAGATCCTCGAGGTCGGCGACTTGGTAATCGACGTCCCGCAGCACACCGTCACCCGCGCCGGCGAGGAGATCTCGCTGACCCCGCTCGAATTCGACCTGCTGCTGCAGCTGGCCCGCAAGCCCGGCCAGGTGCATACCCGCGAGGAGCTGCTCGAAAACGTCTGGGGCTACCGGCACGCCTCGGATACCCGTCTCGTCAACGTCCACGTCCAGCGCCTGCGCGCCAAGATCGAACACGACCCCGAGGACCCGCAGATCGTGCTGACGGTCCGCGGCGTCGGTTATAAGACGGGCAAGCTCGACTAGGTGGACCGTCATCTTAAAGCAACGGCTAAATCATGCGAAGGAGTCGGTCTCTGAGGCCTGGCGCACTTCGCTGCAGGTGCGGGTCATCGGCACCATTTTCATGGTGTCGGCGATCGTCATGCTCCTGTTGGGCTTCGCCCTGGCGAGCATCTTCTCCCAGCGGCTCGTCGACAACAAGGTCGACCTCGGCAACACCGAGATCGACCGGGCGCGCGTCGTCGTCGAGCAGCAGATCGAGGCCACCGGCTCCTCGGCGTCGCTGCAGTCGCGGCTGAACTCCGCCCGGGCGGCGCTGACGAACATGCCGAACCAGGAATCGGCCGGCACCTCGACGTATGAGCCCGTTCTGCTCGTGCCGCAGCCCGACGGCTCGACGATCACCGCCCCGGAGAACTACCGCATCCCGGAGGCGCTGCGCCGCTTCGTCGAGGAAGGCCAGATCTCCTATCAGTTCGCCGAGACCGAGCGGGCCGACGGCTCCTCCTTCAACGCGCTGATCATCGGCACCCCCACCGAGGCCGACATCCCGGGCATGCAGCTCTACCTCGTGATGAGCATGGAATCCGAGGAAGCCACCCTGGCGCTGATGCGCGGCCTGCTCGCGCTGGCCGCGGGCGTGGTGGTCGTGCTGCTCGTCGCGGTGGTGTGGCTGGCCACGCAGCAGGTCACCGCCCCGGTGCGCTCGGCCTCGCGCATCGCCCAACGGCTCGCGGCCGGTCACCTGCGCGAGCGCATGGCCGTCGACGGCGAAGACGAGATGGCCCGCCTCGCGCTGAGCTTCAACGACATGGCGGACAAGCTCTCGCACCAGATCCACCAGCTCGAGGAATACGGCAACCTGCAACGCCAGTTCACCTCGGATGTCTCGCACGAGCTGCGCACCCCGCTGACCACCGTGCGCATGGCCGCCGACATGATCGCCGCGGACGCCGATGACTTCGAACCGCACACCCAGCGCGCCACCCAGCTCATGCTCCGCGAGCTCGACCGCTTCGAGGACCTGCTCGCCGATCTCCTGGAGATCTCGCGCCACGACGCCGGCATGGCCGACCTCTCCGAGGCCCGCATCGACATGCGCCAAGTCCTCGACTCTGCCTGGCAGCAGACCAAGCGTATCGCCGAAGAACTCGACGTTGACGTCACCTTCCACACCGGCGAGGAGCCGATCTACTTCACCGGCGATTCCCGCCGCATCGAGCGCGTGTTGCGCAACCTCATCGCCAACGCTTTGGACCACTCGGAGTCGAACCCGGTCGACGTCACCGTCGCCGCCACCGACTCCAACATCGCCGTCACCGTCACCGACCACGGCATCGGGCTCAAACCCGGCCAGGAAGAGCTCGTGTTCAACCGCTTCTGGCGCGCCGACTCCTCCCGCAAGCGCCACTCCGGAGGCACCGGCTTGGGCCTGGCGATCGCGCAGGAAGACGCCGCGCTGCACGGCGGGTTTGTCGACGCCGCCGGCACCGAGGGCGTCGGCTCCGTCTTCCGGCTGGTCGTGCCCCGGGAGCCGGGAATACCGATCGATACCCCCGCGTTGGAGCTGGTAGCACCCGTAGCAGAAGAGGAGGCCGAGTGATCTTCCCCCGCCGCCTGCTCACGGCCACCGCCGTGTGCGCCACCACGGTCGTGGTCGCCGGTTGCGCCACCTTGCCTAAGAACCACTCGCCGCAAGCCTTGCGCGAATATGACGCGGTCGCCGAGGTACCCACCGACGTCGGCCCCGAGCCCGACCAGGAGCCGGACCTCTTGTTGCGCGACTTCTTCACCGCCTCGGCGCACCCGACCGGCGATCACGCTGCGGCGCGCAACTACTTCACGGATTCCGCCGGTCAGGAGTGGTCGCCGGAGGGTGGGCCGTTGATCGTCGATAGGCTCAACGTCTCCGCCGAGCCCGGCGGCACCGACGACGAACGCGCCTACACCGTGCGCGGCCGGCTC
Encoded proteins:
- the mtrB gene encoding MtrAB system histidine kinase MtrB; the protein is MQVRVIGTIFMVSAIVMLLLGFALASIFSQRLVDNKVDLGNTEIDRARVVVEQQIEATGSSASLQSRLNSARAALTNMPNQESAGTSTYEPVLLVPQPDGSTITAPENYRIPEALRRFVEEGQISYQFAETERADGSSFNALIIGTPTEADIPGMQLYLVMSMESEEATLALMRGLLALAAGVVVVLLVAVVWLATQQVTAPVRSASRIAQRLAAGHLRERMAVDGEDEMARLALSFNDMADKLSHQIHQLEEYGNLQRQFTSDVSHELRTPLTTVRMAADMIAADADDFEPHTQRATQLMLRELDRFEDLLADLLEISRHDAGMADLSEARIDMRQVLDSAWQQTKRIAEELDVDVTFHTGEEPIYFTGDSRRIERVLRNLIANALDHSESNPVDVTVAATDSNIAVTVTDHGIGLKPGQEELVFNRFWRADSSRKRHSGGTGLGLAIAQEDAALHGGFVDAAGTEGVGSVFRLVVPREPGIPIDTPALELVAPVAEEEAE
- a CDS encoding dTMP kinase, yielding MIIAVEGIDGAGKNTLVSAVRQATGAEVLSFPRYDDSLPAQLAADALRGRMGDLMDSAYAMATLFALDRAGVVDKLNSFRSDGVILLDRYVASNAAYTWARTGDEAVVDFLGELEFERIGLPVPDLQVLLATDPQEAGRRAQRRAVVDKRREKDAYEQDSSLQERTYDAYCALAQRQWYSPWEVTSDAERILARIDALR
- a CDS encoding DUF4259 domain-containing protein; the protein is MSTWDAKILTDDVNEEFLDDLVDLDDEEIVTAIRDACLLVRNQPGVSEEDEKNSLAAATIAAIWAGAPFSAGEVAENYPFIRDLVGEGDEELHEAAAELLEEVGGDDPDVDQFIEALS
- the ahcY gene encoding adenosylhomocysteinase codes for the protein MAAAFDFKVADLSLHEEGRHQIRLAEHEMPGLMALREEYADEQPLAGARIAGSIHMTTQTAVLIETLVALGAEVRWASCNIFSTEDPAAAAVVVGKHGTPEDPQGVPVFAWKGETGDEYWWCINQIFSWGDELPNMILDDGGDATMAVIKGREFELAGAVPPTQEGDPDEYIAFTNMLREVLEKEPEKWTRLAESIKGVTEETTTGVHRLYHFAAEGALPFPAMNVNDAVTKSKFDNKYGTRHSVIDGLNRGTDMLIGGKKALVCGYGDVGKGVSEALDGQGANVAVTEVDPINALQALMDGFDVVTVEDFIGEADIVITATGNKDIISFEHMQQMKDHAVLGNIGHFDNEIDMHSLIHRDDVTRVHIKPQVDEFQLPNGKSIIVLSEGRLLNLGNATGHPSFVMSNSFADQTIAQIELFTKSDEYDNEVYRLPKHLDEKVARVHVEALGGTLTELTKEQAEYIGVDVAGPYKPEHYRY
- the manA gene encoding mannose-6-phosphate isomerase, class I; translation: MHRLTGVTRHYPWGSRTKLAQLRGEEGPTQQREAELWFGAHPAAPATIDNTPLTEIIAADPTYALGEKVSACFDGQLPFLVKILAADEPLSLQAHPSKLQAKEGFARENDAGIPLDAAERNYRDDTHKPEVIVALSRFEALTGFRPVDKTRQLFDVLNLPELEHYTAILDGAATDHDEAEAIDENSNLRALFTTWITIPHTARAALIDAIVAASVAHLDRGDWISEILEVVVDLNERYPGDAGVLGALLLNHVVLEPGEALYTEAGQLHAYLEGIGVEVMANSDNVLRGGLTSKYVDVPELVRVLNFRENPDPRIGRDAQGTYDAPVDEYRLRRLELAAGEQETVDSDGPMIVLCVKGSFDGIAAGEAAWIPAGDDAQQLTAGDEGAELFIATA
- the mtrA gene encoding MtrAB system response regulator MtrA, producing the protein MAATILVVDDDPAISEMLTIVLESEGFEPIPVTDGNDAVPAFREHEPDLILLDLMLPGMNGVDICKAIRTESAVPIVMLTAKTDTVDVVLGLESGADDYITKPFKPKELIARIRARLRRNEDAEDSEILEVGDLVIDVPQHTVTRAGEEISLTPLEFDLLLQLARKPGQVHTREELLENVWGYRHASDTRLVNVHVQRLRAKIEHDPEDPQIVLTVRGVGYKTGKLD